From Gopherus flavomarginatus isolate rGopFla2 chromosome 7, rGopFla2.mat.asm, whole genome shotgun sequence, the proteins below share one genomic window:
- the LOC127055818 gene encoding dimethylaniline monooxygenase [N-oxide-forming] 3-like yields MVQRVAIIGAGVSGLASIKCCLDEGLEPTCFERSDDIGGLWKFTECAEEGRASIYRSVFTNSCKEMMCFPDFPFPDDFPNYMHNSKLQEYIRMYAKHFALLRYIKFKTMVSSIKKRPDFPVTGQWDVITKRNGKEESAVFDAVMVCSGHHVYPNFPVDCFPGLKKFKGSYFHSREYKEPEKFKGKRVLVIGLGNSGSDIAVELSHTASQVYLSSRSGSWVMSRVWDKGYPWDMLTVTRFETFLTNTLPTSVSDWLYVRRMNTWFKHENYGLMPLNRTSRKEPVFNDDLPSCITCGTVVVKPNVKEFTETSAIFQDGTVQENVDFVIFATGYSYSYPFMEDNAILKCRDNEVTLYKGILPPRLEKPTMAVIGLVQSLGAIIPTSDLQARWAIRVFKGLYKLPPVNDMMEDIDEKMGKKLKWYGQSNTLQTDYVSYMDELASAIGVKPNFPLLFLTDPRLALEVYFGPCSPYQFRLTGPGKWDGARNAILTQWDRTLKATRTRVVHDSQKHFPFLNFFKILVFPLLLAVFLMFN; encoded by the exons ATGGTACAGAGAGTGGCAATCATTGGAGCTGGCGTGAGCGGATTGGCCTCCATTAAGTGTTGTCTGGACGAGGGATTGGAGCCCACCTGCTTCGAGAGAAGCGATGACATAGGAGGGCTCTGGAAATTCACA GAATGTGCCGAGGAAGGCAGAGCTAGCATTTACCGCTCTGTGTTCACCAACTCCTGCAAAGAAATGATGTGTTTCCCTGACTTCCCTTTCCCTGACGATTTTCCAAATTACATGCACAATTCAAAGCTCCAAGAGTACATCAGGATGTATGCGAAGCACTTTGCTCTTTTAAGATATATAAAGTTCAAG acTATGGTCAGCAGTATAAAAAAACGCCCCGATTTCCCAGTCACCGGACAGTGGGATGTTATTACAAAACGGAACGGGAAGGAGGAGTCAGCTGTATTTGATGCGGTTATGGTTTGTTCGGGGCATCATGTGTATCCAAATTTCCCAGTTGATTGCTTCCCTG GGTTAAAGAAGTTTAAAGGTAGCTACTTCCACAGCCGGGAATACAAGGAACCAGAAAAATTCAAGGGGAAGAGAGTGCTTGTGATTGGACTGGGAAACTCTGGTTCGGACATTGCTGTTGAACTCAGTCACACGGCCTCACAG GTTTATCTCAGCTCTAGAAGCGGCTCCTGGGTGATGAGTCGTGTCTGGGACAAAGGCTACCCTTGGGATATGTTGACTGTGACTCGCTTTGAAACCTTTCTCACGAATACCCTTCCCACCTCTGTCAGCGACTGGCTGTACGTGAGGAGGATGAACACGTGGTTTAAGCATGAGAACTACGGCCTGATGCCTTTGAACAG aACCAGCCGTAAAGAGCCAGTGTTCAATGATGATCTCCCAAGCTGCATCACATGTGGAACAGTGGTGGTGAAACCCAATGTGAAGGAATTCACAGAAACCTCAGCTATATTTCAGGATGGGACTGTGCAGGAAAACGTTGATTTTGTCATCTTTGCAACAGGCTACAGCTACTCCTACCCCTTCATGGAAGACAACGCCATCCTCAAATGCAGAGACAACGAGGTTACCTTGTACAAGGGCATCCTTCCTCCTCGACTCGAGAAGCCAACCATGGCTGTCATTGGCCTGGTCCAGTCACTTGGTGCAATAATTCCAACATCAGATCTCCAAGCTCGCTGGGCTATAAGGGTGTTTAAGG GGTTATATAAGCTTCCCCCAGTGAATGACATGATGGAAGATATTGatgaaaaaatggggaaaaagctCAAATG GTATGGGCAGAGCAATACCCTACAGACAGATTATGTTTCCTACATGGATGAACTCGCCTCTGCTATTGGTGTGAAGCCCAATTTTCCGTTGCTGTTCCTAACGGATCCAAGGCTGGCCCTGGAAGTGTACTTTGGCCCGTGCAGTCCATACCAGTTTCGTCTGACGGGACCGGGGAAGTGGGATGGAGCCAGAAATGCCATCCTGACCCAGTGGGACCGGACGCTGAAGGCTACGAGGACTCGAGTTGTACATGATTCTCAGAAACATTTCCCCTTCTTGAATTTCTTTAAAATACTTGTCTTCCCTCTTCTTCTTGCTGTTTTTCTGATGTTTAACTAA